From a region of the Buteo buteo chromosome 7, bButBut1.hap1.1, whole genome shotgun sequence genome:
- the PROCR gene encoding endothelial protein C receptor, which translates to MLRLLLLCGALGCGADQAAPLAFTMLQQTHVSKGSSVFWGNASLDGRLSHLLEGLNVTQVLPLEPPDIWARRQQDVTTYLSYFGQLVKLFSKERPIDYTQSLGCHLGCRLFPNGTTHSFYEVTLNGTAFLTFHVPNATWERRWPGSDPVATFAERELMKYPKTTQDLQHFLNTTCVGILRAQSARMGKQSSRSHAPLVLGLILGTFALLGMAMGIFLCTGGSC; encoded by the exons atGCTCCggttgctgctgctctgtggggCTCTGGGCTGTGGGGCAGACCAGGCAG CCCCGCTTGCCTTCACCATGCTGCAACAGACCCACGtctccaaaggcagctctgtcTTCTGGGGGAATGCCAGCCTGGATGGGCGGCTCAGCCATCTCCTGGAGGGGCTTAATGTCACCCAGGTGCTGCCACTGGAGCCCCCGGACATCTGGGCCAGGCGGCAGCAGGACGTGACCACCTACCTGTCCTACTTTGGCCAGCTGGTGAAGCTCTTCAGCAAGGAGAGGCCCATAGACT ACACACAGAGCCTGGGCTGCCACCTGGGCTGCCGCCTCTTCCCCAACGGCACGACCCACAGCTTCTACGAGGTGACTCTCAACGGGACAGCTTTCCTCACCTTCCACGTCCCCAATGCCACCTGGGAGCGGCGCTGGCCCGGCAGTGACCCAGTGGCCACCTTTGCTGAGCGGGAGCTGATGAAGTACCCCAAGACCACCCAGGACCTCCAGCATTTCCTCAACACCACCTGCGTCGGCATCCTGCGGGCTCAGAGTGCCAGGATGG gaaaacagagcagccGGTCGCATGCCCCGCTGGTGCTGGGCCTCATCCTGGGGACCTTCGCCTTGCTGGGCATGGCCATGGGGATCTTCTTGTGCACGGGAGGGAGCTGCTAG
- the PFKL gene encoding ATP-dependent 6-phosphofructokinase, liver type: protein MAAAAELERLRMAGAGMAIAVLTSGGDAQGMNAAVRAVTRMGIYVGAKVFLIYEGYEGLVEGGDNIKQANWLSVSNIIQLGGTVIGSARCKAFTTRAGRLRAARNLVEHGITNLCVIGGDGSLTGADIFRSEWGGLLEELVRDGQISEEVARDNCHLNIVGLVGSIDNDFCGTDMTIGTDSALHRIMEVIDAITTTAQSHQRTFVLEVMGRHCGYLALVSGLASGADWLFIPESPPEDGWEDLMCERLGETRSRGSRLNIIIIAEGAIDRSGKPISSNYVKDLVVQRLGFDTRVTVLGHVQRGGTPSAFDRVLSSKMGMEAVMALLEATPDTPACVVSLSGNQSVRLPLMECVQVTKDVQKAMDEKRFEEAIQLRGRSFENNWNIYKLLAHQKPAQEKSPFSLAILNVGAPAAGMNAAVRSAVRIGICQGHTVYVVSDGFEGLSKGQIREVGWHDVAGWLGRGGSMLGTKRTLPKTCMEKIVENVRKFNIQGLLVIGGFEAYEGVLQLVEARGQYEELCIIMCVIPATISNNVPGTDFSLGSDTAVNAAMESCDRIKQSASGTKRRVFIVETMGGYCGYLSTVTGIAVGADAAYVYEDPFTIHDLKANVEHLTDKMKTDIQRGLVLRNEKCHEHYTTEFLYNLYSSEGKGIFDCRINVLGHLQQGGAPTPFDRNYGTKLGVKAVLWMSEKLQEVYRKGRVFANSGDSACVIGLRKKVVAFSPVTELKKVTDFEHRLPQEQWWLNLRLMLKMLANYQISLTEYISGKMEHVTRRTLSIEKGF, encoded by the exons atggcggcggcggcggagctgGAGCGGCTGCGGATGGCGGGGGCCGGCATGGCCATCGCCGTCCTCACCAGCGGCGGCGACGCGCAAG GGATGAACGCCGCCGTCCGCGCCGTCACCCGCATGGGGATATACGTGGGAGCCAAGGTCTTCCTCATCTATGAG GGCTACGAGGGGCTGGTGGAGGGGGGAGACAACATCAAGCAAGCCAACTGGCTCAGCGTCTCCAACATCATCCAGCTG gGCGGGACAGTGATTGGCAGCGCCCGCTGCAAAGCCTTCACCACCCGCGCAGGCCGGCTGCGGGCCGCCCGTAACCTGGTGGAACACGGCATCACCAACCTCTGCGTCATCGGCGGGGACGGCAGCCTGACGGGCGCCGACATCTTCCGTTCTGAGTGGGgtgggctgctggaggagctggtcCGAGATG ggcagatCAGCGAGGAGGTGGCGCGGGACAACTGCCACCTGAACATCGTGGGGCTGGTGGGCTCCATCGACAACGACTTCTGTGGCACTGACATGACCATCGGCACTGACTCAGCGTTGCACCGCATCATGGAGGTGATCGATGCCATCACCACCACAGCACAGAG CCACCAGCGGACGTTCGTGTTGGAGGTGATGGGTCGCCACTGCGG gtACCTGGCACTGGTGTCTGGCTTGGCTTCAGGCGCCGACTGGCTCTTCATCCCCGAATCCCCTCCAGAGGACGGCTGGGAAGACCTCATGTGCGAGAGGCTTGGGGAG ACGCGCAGCAGAGGGTCGCGGCTCAACATCATCATCATCGCGGAGGGCGCCATCGACCGCAGCGGCAAACCCATTTCCTCCAACTACGTGAAGGAC CTGGTGGTGCAACGCTTGGGCTTCGACACGCGGGTCACCGTCCTCGGCCACGTGCAACGTGGAGGGACCCCGTCAGCCTTTGACCGCGTGCTG AGCAGCAAGATGGGGATGGAGGCGGTGATGGCGCTGCTGGAGGCCACGCCGGACACCCCCGCCTGCGTGGTGAGCCTCTCGGGGAACCAGTCGGTGCGGCTGCCGCTCATGGAGTGCGTCCAGGTG aCGAAGGATGTGCAGAAGGCCATGGATGAGAAGAGGTTTGAGGAGGCCATCCAGCTCCGTGGGAG GAGCTTTGAGAACAACTGGAACATCTACAAGCTGCTGGCGCACCAGAAACCTGCGCAGGAGAAG agccccTTCAGCCTCGCCATCCTGAATGTGGGTGCCCCTGCCGCCGGCATGAATGCTGCCGTCAGGTCGGCCGTGCGGATCGGCATCTGCCAGGGACACACCGTCTACGTAGTGAGCGACGGCTTCGAGGGCTTGTCCAAGGGGCAG ATCCGTGAGGTGGGCTGGCACGACGTGGCAGGCTGGCTGGGACGCGGCGGGTCCATGCTGGGCACCAAGCG GACTCTGCCCAAGACCTGCATGGAAAAGATCGTGGAGAATGTGCGGAAATTCAACATCCAGGGGCTGCTGGTCATCGGGGGGTTCGAG GCATACGAGGGGGTGCTGCAGCTGGTGGAGGCCCGCGGGCAGTACGAGGAGCTGTGCATCATCATGTGCGTCATCCCTGCCACCATCAGCAACAACGTGCCCGGGACCGACTTCAGTCTGGGCTCAGACACGGCCGTCAACGCAGCCATGGAG AGTTGTGACCGCATCAAGCAGTCAGCCTCGGGCACCAAGCGCCGCGTCTTCATTGTGGAGACGATGGGGGGCTACTGTGGGTACCTGTCGACCGTCACCGGCATCGCGGTGGGCGCCGACGCCGCCTACGTCTATGAAGATCCCTTCACCATCCATGACCTGAAG GCCAACGTGGAGCACTTGACCGACAAAATGAAGACGGATATCCAGAGAGGGCTGGTGCTGCG CAACGAGAAGTGCCACGAGCACTACACCACAGAGTTCCTCTACAACCTCTACTCCTCCGAGGGCAAAGGTATCTTCGACTGCAGGATTAATGTCCTGGGCCACCTCCAGCAG GGAGGAGCCCCAACCCCCTTTGACCGCAACTATGGGACCAAGCTGGGAGTGAAGGCGGTGCTGTGGATGTCGGAGAAGCTGCAGGAGGTCTACCGCAAGG GGCGCGTGTTTGCCAACTCAGGTGACTCTGCCTGCGTGATCGGGCTCAGGAAGAAGGTGGTAGCCTTCAGCCCTGTGACAGAGCTCAAGAAAGTCACTGATTTTGA GCACAGGCTGCCCCAGGAGCAGTGGTGGCTGAACCTGCGGCTGATGCTGAAGATGCTCGCCAACTACCAGATCAGCCTGACCGAGTATATCTCAGGGAAGATGGAGCACGTCACCCGCCGCACGCTCAGTATCGAGAAGGGCTTCTAG
- the CFAP410 gene encoding cilia- and flagella-associated protein 410 — MRLTRAAVLARAKAAALDGVRRLNCWGSRLTDISICRDLPNIEVITFSVNGISDLEPLNQCQNLSELYLRKNNIASLNELFYLKNLPRLRVLWLSENPCCGSDPHRYRMTVLRNLPSLQKLDNQAVTEEELSQALVDGEEITAPPARRNVENGCPESVESSAAESTTETESELLNFSLEETNKIREELGMKPVPRDKFSSFSPRETDCNRKRRNNVLNAILLLMKELDAESLEIIQQTVGRRLQALQKKELQEE; from the exons aTGAGGCTGACGCGGGCGGCCGTGCTGGCTCGGGCCAAGGCCGCCGCGCTCGATGGCGTCCGCCGCCTCAACTGCTG GGGCAGCCGCCTGACGGAT ATATCGATATGCCGGGATTTGCCCAACATCGAGGTGATCACATTCAG TGTGAATGGCATCTCGGACCTAGAGCCGCTGAATCAGTGCCAGAATCTGAGCGAACTCTATCTGAGGAAGAACAACATTGCAAGCCTAAATGAGCTCTTCTACCTCAAAAACCTACCCCGGCTGAGGGTCCTGTGGCTGTCAGAAAATCCCTGTTGTGGGTCGGACCCCCACCGCTACCGAATGACAGTGCTGCGTAACCTACCCAGCCTGCAGAAGCTTGATAACCAAG CTGTGACAGAGGAAGAACTGTCCCAGGCCCTGGTTGATGGCGAGGAGATCACagccccaccagcgaggaggaATGTGGAGAATGGCTGCCCTGAGTCCGTTGAATCCAGTGCTGCTGAATCCACAACAGAGACTGAGAGTGAACTGCTGAACTTCAGTCTGGAGGAGACAAA CAAAATTCGAGAGGAGCTTGGTATGAAGCCTGTTCCCAGGGAtaagttttcctccttttcaccTCGAGAGACAGACTGCAACCGAAAGAGGAGA AACAATGTCCTGAATGCCATCCTGCTTCTTATGAAGGAACTGGATGCAGAGAGTCTGGAGATCATCCAGCAGACGGTGGGGAGGAGGCTCCAGGCCTTGCAGaagaaggagctgcaggaggagtga